A genomic stretch from Edaphobacter aggregans includes:
- a CDS encoding DUF2278 family protein produces the protein MLPSYGVVIGQSGSYSTEQGKWMHVVMNVEAAGVKYQAAVDVNEPNGLFQYQILNGLDHTLFAVDSKLKDGWHTLKSNASSGAMDYARSPILTKALKPTWINVTGNEAGEALVALLKSSTKVYVFGAPYTTGKGVHDIHCNQGDPPGQFRALDGIWQDGCVFILRSDGSLSAYLGKFSTQTLKTDGNGLPD, from the coding sequence ATGCTTCCGAGTTATGGCGTCGTCATCGGACAGTCTGGGAGCTACTCGACGGAGCAGGGCAAATGGATGCATGTGGTCATGAATGTCGAAGCTGCCGGGGTGAAGTATCAGGCTGCGGTTGATGTGAATGAGCCTAATGGACTGTTTCAGTATCAGATTTTGAATGGGCTTGATCACACTCTGTTTGCGGTGGACTCGAAGCTGAAGGATGGGTGGCATACCCTGAAATCGAATGCGAGTTCGGGGGCCATGGACTATGCCCGCAGTCCGATCCTGACGAAGGCGCTGAAGCCGACGTGGATAAATGTCACGGGGAATGAGGCGGGTGAGGCTTTGGTTGCGCTGTTGAAGAGTTCCACGAAGGTTTATGTGTTCGGAGCTCCGTATACGACCGGGAAGGGTGTGCATGATATTCATTGCAACCAGGGAGATCCTCCGGGGCAGTTTCGGGCTCTGGATGGAATCTGGCAGGATGGGTGCGTGTTTATCCTGAGGAGCGATGGGAGCCTGTCGGCTTATCTGGGTAAGTTTTCTACGCAGACGTTGAAGACGGATGGGAATGGGTTGCCTGATTGA
- a CDS encoding serine hydrolase domain-containing protein has translation MQPPANPAATWQTIKPEDAGYSSARLEALHSWLQTGQTSAMIVVVHGKIIFQYGDLAHASKIASMRKSVLGMLYGSYVVSGKIDLSKTVKQLGLDDNEPFLPIEEHATLEQLLAARSGIYLPSGNKNLDQYAPRRGSQYPGTFFDYNNWDFNAAGTAFEKLTGKNIYDAVQTDLAQPLHMQDYDRAAQHSIPAPPSRHAEYAMSLSARDLARLGLLMLRLGNWDGKQIMSPDWIRYMTTPTTRFEQMYPTSLREPGLPERWGYGVLWWVWDAPVYPGPIYASPFAGAYTARGSGGQFVTVLPFFDMVVVHTVDIDKDPKANVSVQNGDAILNMVLASVCEGPCPQPNLKALAH, from the coding sequence TTGCAGCCTCCGGCGAACCCAGCCGCTACTTGGCAGACAATCAAGCCTGAAGATGCCGGGTACTCCAGTGCCCGACTCGAAGCCCTCCACTCCTGGCTTCAAACCGGCCAGACTTCTGCCATGATCGTCGTCGTCCACGGCAAGATCATCTTTCAGTACGGCGACCTCGCACATGCCAGCAAGATCGCCTCCATGCGCAAGAGCGTCCTCGGCATGCTCTATGGCAGCTACGTCGTATCCGGAAAGATAGACCTCAGCAAAACCGTCAAGCAGCTTGGCCTCGACGACAACGAGCCCTTCCTCCCCATCGAAGAGCACGCCACGCTCGAGCAACTCCTCGCCGCACGCTCTGGTATCTATCTTCCATCTGGCAACAAGAACCTCGATCAATACGCGCCCAGGCGCGGCTCCCAGTATCCCGGCACCTTCTTCGACTACAACAACTGGGACTTCAACGCTGCCGGAACTGCCTTCGAAAAACTTACCGGCAAAAACATCTACGATGCCGTCCAGACCGACCTCGCCCAGCCGCTCCACATGCAGGACTATGATCGCGCCGCCCAGCACAGCATCCCCGCCCCGCCCTCCCGGCACGCCGAATACGCCATGTCTCTCTCCGCGCGCGACCTTGCCCGTCTTGGCCTACTCATGCTCCGCCTCGGCAACTGGGACGGCAAGCAGATCATGTCGCCCGACTGGATCCGTTACATGACAACCCCAACCACTCGCTTCGAGCAGATGTATCCAACTTCGTTGCGTGAGCCCGGCCTTCCTGAACGATGGGGATACGGAGTTCTATGGTGGGTCTGGGATGCGCCGGTCTACCCTGGCCCAATCTACGCCAGCCCCTTCGCGGGTGCCTACACAGCCCGCGGTTCAGGGGGCCAGTTCGTCACGGTCCTTCCTTTTTTCGACATGGTCGTCGTCCACACTGTAGACATCGACAAAGACCCGAAAGCAAATGTCTCTGTCCAAAATGGAGATGCCATCCTCAACATGGTTCTCGCCTCAGTCTGCGAGGGCCCCTGCCCCCAGCCCAACTTAAAGGCGCTGGCACACTGA
- the queF gene encoding preQ(1) synthase, with amino-acid sequence MTIKTTGYTDDHAKAGLDTTFPAIETWQNQFKAYEILVDDPEFTSVCPKTGLPDFGRLTIRYMPRERCMELKSLKEYLFVYRNLGIFQENIVNQVLDDVVKATDPVWAKVVGDFRPRGGISTIVEAFYPRPKDSKGPRP; translated from the coding sequence ATGACCATCAAAACCACCGGCTACACCGACGACCACGCCAAAGCCGGCCTCGATACTACGTTTCCAGCAATCGAAACTTGGCAGAACCAGTTCAAAGCCTACGAAATCCTCGTCGACGATCCTGAGTTCACCAGCGTCTGCCCCAAGACCGGCCTGCCCGACTTCGGCCGCCTCACCATCCGTTACATGCCTCGTGAGCGCTGCATGGAGTTGAAATCCCTCAAGGAATACCTCTTCGTCTACCGCAACCTCGGCATCTTCCAGGAAAACATCGTCAACCAGGTCCTCGACGATGTAGTCAAAGCGACCGACCCTGTCTGGGCCAAAGTAGTAGGCGACTTCCGCCCCCGCGGAGGCATCTCGACCATCGTCGAAGCCTTCTATCCTCGCCCCAAAGATTCCAAAGGCCCCCGCCCCTAG
- a CDS encoding glycosyltransferase family 39 protein — translation MRSIERAPKLVMCCSMALCVVLFFFWSRHWPLVGDASLIHYISFLMDHGMAPYRDLGDMNMPGAYMIEWAVMHTLGGGELAWRVFDFALMVIAALAIFAITLPYDWFAGCFAAALLILVHGRDGLGQAGQRDFTMAICLLVATAFLLHGVRRNRPWSTALFGLFAGVAATIKPTILPFGAVLLLMAIFTLRRRGQTVYTHAVSASITFFVGPIMALVFLWEKHAIAAFVGGLFGIVPYYASLGHKPLGFLLLHSVSPLLPLVLIWIVLIAVQRPRLNWERAALFCGVGFGLISYVVQARGYPYYRYPLLVFLLPLMALDFTAAWRSTSGKLALAIRVIAAAGLVTGALIIAPVSAFLIHRYETHTDFISSLDQDLEALGGSKLSGHIQCIDSISGCGSTLYKMRLVQSTGVLSDFLLFGPDTTPVVHMTREQFNKAMADNPPQVIVVSSWLHIDGPDHYMKLAKWPEFADYLAKDYSLKTDWSPSRPDHWWSRQQWPNGYRIYVLK, via the coding sequence ATGCGGTCGATTGAACGCGCTCCCAAGCTGGTGATGTGTTGCAGCATGGCGCTCTGCGTTGTGTTGTTCTTCTTCTGGAGCCGGCATTGGCCTCTGGTTGGGGATGCATCTCTAATCCATTACATCAGCTTTCTGATGGACCATGGCATGGCCCCGTATCGTGACCTGGGCGATATGAATATGCCCGGGGCCTACATGATCGAGTGGGCTGTGATGCACACGCTCGGCGGAGGAGAGTTGGCGTGGCGTGTCTTTGACTTCGCTCTTATGGTCATCGCTGCCCTGGCCATCTTTGCCATCACGCTGCCATATGACTGGTTTGCCGGATGCTTCGCTGCCGCTCTGCTCATCCTAGTCCACGGGCGGGATGGTCTGGGGCAGGCGGGCCAGCGTGACTTTACGATGGCTATCTGCCTCCTGGTTGCGACGGCCTTCCTTCTCCATGGAGTGCGGAGAAACCGCCCCTGGTCTACTGCGCTGTTCGGGCTTTTCGCCGGAGTGGCGGCAACGATTAAGCCGACCATTCTGCCGTTTGGAGCGGTTTTGCTGCTGATGGCCATTTTTACTTTGCGACGACGGGGACAGACGGTTTATACGCACGCTGTGTCCGCGTCGATTACTTTTTTCGTCGGGCCAATCATGGCTCTGGTCTTTCTTTGGGAGAAACATGCCATCGCGGCCTTTGTCGGTGGCTTGTTCGGGATCGTTCCGTATTACGCAAGTCTCGGGCATAAGCCGCTGGGCTTTCTGCTTCTCCACAGCGTCTCGCCGCTGCTGCCTCTTGTGCTGATTTGGATTGTTTTGATTGCGGTTCAGAGGCCTCGGCTGAACTGGGAGCGAGCCGCTCTGTTTTGCGGGGTTGGATTCGGACTTATCTCTTATGTTGTTCAGGCGCGCGGCTATCCGTACTATCGCTACCCGTTGCTGGTGTTTTTGCTTCCGCTTATGGCGTTGGATTTCACTGCTGCGTGGCGATCGACGTCGGGGAAGCTGGCACTGGCGATTCGAGTTATCGCTGCTGCTGGCTTGGTGACTGGGGCACTGATCATCGCTCCGGTCTCAGCATTTTTGATTCATCGCTATGAGACGCACACGGACTTTATCTCCTCGCTTGATCAGGATCTCGAAGCGCTTGGCGGTTCAAAGCTCTCAGGACATATTCAATGTATAGACTCGATCTCGGGGTGTGGTTCGACGCTTTACAAGATGCGACTGGTCCAGTCGACTGGAGTGCTCTCTGATTTTCTGCTTTTCGGTCCTGACACAACGCCCGTTGTTCACATGACTCGCGAACAATTTAACAAGGCAATGGCCGACAATCCGCCGCAGGTTATTGTTGTGAGCAGCTGGCTCCATATCGATGGGCCCGACCATTACATGAAGCTTGCGAAGTGGCCGGAGTTTGCGGACTATCTTGCCAAGGACTATTCGTTGAAGACGGATTGGAGTCCAAGCCGTCCGGATCACTGGTGGAGTCGCCAGCAATGGCCCAATGGATATCGGATTTATGTTTTGAAGTAG
- a CDS encoding oxygenase MpaB family protein, which translates to MMSESESPQYVSHGDIEQQISELEQLPGGPRCGFFGPNSVTWRVNRESAIFLGAGRAALLQLAHPWVAASLLHHSNLMNDAIGRFHSTFRVIYTMLFGSRAQAIAASRRVYQLHTGISGELPHAVGARPLGEHYEANEIKALCWVYATLAESAILAYEFVLPPLSSDEREQYYCESKRIAALFGIPAGALPTDWSAFVRYTAQMIESPLLGVDENARLLGHSILSGAGTWVRPPCWYRALTAFWMPPRLRTAFELSFGAREEKALRSATRLLPLLYPGVPRSVRFVGPFHEAEARLYGRSPGPLTRRSNSFWMGRSRLLYPELSE; encoded by the coding sequence ATGATGTCTGAAAGCGAATCTCCGCAGTATGTCTCCCACGGAGACATTGAGCAACAGATTTCCGAACTCGAACAACTACCCGGTGGTCCTCGCTGCGGTTTCTTCGGGCCAAATTCAGTGACTTGGCGAGTGAACCGAGAATCTGCCATCTTTCTCGGTGCCGGGCGTGCGGCTTTATTGCAATTAGCTCACCCTTGGGTTGCGGCTTCGCTCCTCCATCACTCCAACCTGATGAACGATGCCATCGGTCGTTTTCACTCAACCTTTCGCGTGATCTACACGATGCTATTCGGTAGCCGCGCACAAGCCATCGCAGCGTCCAGACGGGTCTACCAGCTTCATACTGGCATCAGCGGTGAATTGCCTCATGCAGTCGGGGCTCGCCCGCTCGGCGAGCATTACGAAGCTAATGAAATCAAGGCACTCTGCTGGGTCTACGCTACCCTGGCCGAGAGTGCTATTTTGGCTTACGAATTTGTCCTGCCGCCGCTTTCGTCAGATGAGCGTGAGCAGTACTACTGTGAGAGCAAGCGAATAGCTGCGCTTTTTGGCATACCCGCAGGGGCACTCCCCACGGACTGGTCCGCGTTTGTCCGATACACCGCACAGATGATCGAATCGCCGCTGTTGGGCGTTGACGAGAACGCGCGCTTGTTGGGCCACAGTATTCTGTCCGGTGCCGGCACCTGGGTTCGTCCTCCGTGCTGGTATCGAGCACTCACCGCCTTTTGGATGCCGCCGCGACTCCGTACCGCTTTTGAGCTATCCTTCGGCGCACGGGAAGAAAAGGCATTGCGGTCGGCTACTCGCCTGTTGCCTCTGCTATATCCGGGCGTTCCCCGCTCTGTGCGTTTTGTCGGTCCTTTTCATGAGGCCGAGGCCCGGTTATACGGCCGCTCTCCAGGGCCGCTCACACGCAGGAGCAATAGCTTCTGGATGGGCCGATCGCGTCTACTCTATCCGGAGCTTTCGGAGTAG